gacaaaggTAACAAATGTGAATTCACTATACTTAAGATAAATAACTAAGCACTGTTTCATAATGTTCATCCCTCATAATATTGCAATCCATCACGATTCCATTGTCTGCTCACCCAGAACGCGACATTATAATAAGAGACACTAGCGACCCCTGGTGGATATTTGAAAACCTGCTAAAAATTATATACGTACAGTGATTTTCCAGAACAGTAAGGAGTATGTTTctcattcttaaaaaaaatatacctGCATTTTCAAACAACTGAACTTTTGGTCAGGTCAGTAAGTATACTTCCCTTCAGGTTTAACAGAGTGATAGGTATATGTATAGTATACCTTAATGTAAGTACACGCGTGTGCTTTTTGTCCATCGTATGTAACTCAGAGCTGCTTCTGGTTTAAAACATTCATACAACCAACTACTTAGTGATGTAGGACAAACCggagaaaaaaagtttggtaCTATGCGATTTACATTCATCTTCTGCTTTTAAGTTTCATTTCTTCCACCTGagctaaacaaatgaatgactACAGAAATGTAAACctaaatacatttaatattgaaatattgTCTTTATTTCCCTGTTGTACTCCATACATACCCCTTACAATTACAGGAACACACTGCACAATTACATgcccattttaaaaaaatatttattcaaccaaaaaaaatacactctcATTCGAAACATGCTGAGCTTGCACAGGAATGTTAAAATACTGTGGAATCAATCTAGCAGACTGACTGCACTAAATGCAGAAGAAGTCATGACCAGCAACAGCATTAGGACAGATGCATAGCAGCTGGACAGGTCTCTCTTCAGTTCTTCACCAGTTCATCAAAGTATTTCTCCAGGATCTGCTCAACCTCATCCTCACGGTAGTCCAAAACACGGAAGAGAGATCCATCATCAGCCCCTCTTATCATGGCAGACAGCACTAGAGTGGGGGCAACAATATTTGTCAGGTTAAGGGGGGTAATAAATTGACAATTTACATGTACAgcttacagtttaaaaactcTACACGGCTTTTAGAAAGTCTAGAGCtgatgacaaagacaaagaaggaATGCCATAGGCACAGGCCGATGGAACTGGACATCACGTCAAACTGGTAGTGTTCAGTCTGTGGACACGTGTGACGTCAAAGGAATGAATAGAACCATGTCATACCTCTACCGGATGAAGGCCGGAAAATGCAGAGGACCTTCTTCTTCATGGCCACTGCTCGTCCCAGTTCATAGCCTACTCCTAAGGATGGCTGCGTCACCTCGGCAACGATcactgttagaaaaaaaaaacaactttaacgGGAGGGAGTTCCCTGAGCACTTACAATCAGGTAGTTTTGCTGACGTCATCTCGCGGATAAAACATCTTGTGTTGAAACTTCAGTGGTATTAGCAGAACATACTGGTCACCAGACGTTCATGGAGTGCTATCCGAGCAACGATGTGCAACACATCAGCATGACACAGACTGTTGTGAACGCAGCTCGGTACGTATGCAGGGATgtatttaatgactttttaatgATCGTTAACCTCGACTGGCTGCTGGCTTTTTACGTGGAAAGTACTTGAGCTACTTCGTGGAAAAACGTGACACTTTTCACGCAAATTTACATTTTCGTCAACGTTAGTTAACATTGTCCTTACCGTCTGACATAGAAAGCCACTCCATGTCCCGATCATGGATGTCCTTGTCCCCCTTCAGCACCACATCTTCACCTGGGCAAAGTGCATATTTagcaagaaacaaaaaaagcactgacAAAGAACCTTTGAAATACTGTTGCGCACAATATGAGCTAGCTATTAACCAGAGGGAATCCGAATCCGAAGTCGAAAATGGTAGTTTTTTTTAACCTCGGGAACAGTTACATTCGCAATAATCTGTgcatgaaaatatatatgtagGTATAATTACCCTTCTCTGTGAGCTCGCTACTGCTAACATGTTCGGTCAAAACTGCGCCATATTTTTGCAATAGCTTTACAATCTTCTGATATATAGCCACATCCTGTCTTCCACCACGAATGCTCccacaaaaatatatatgcatTGCTTTAAGTGTCTAATATTGGTGAAGTCAAGGTCTTTGTTTGAATTTAATGAAACAGTAACTATGGCTAATAAAATTAGACCCGCAGTACTGTCTGCGACACAAAACTCATATACAGTTCGGCTGTACTATTCACCAGCAACTCCCGCCTTCAAACCATGTGTTTCTTCTTCCTTTGGGAGGTACTAGCAGACTGAAGGTAGCCAACATCTatctgtgtcagtcagtgacagCAAAGGGGCGGGGGACTAGTTTTCACAAGTTAGAATATTATGTCATCGTACGTAATGTTTTgcaatttttaatgttttacttTACATTACACTGTAGGCATTTTCGTCGTCGTACTCAAAAGTACAGACCAAAGAATTATAACGGAATAATATAGAAATCTACATAGAACGTCTACGGTATTGACCTATAGTTGGCGCAAAAAGTTTCGACGTAGCACGACGCACGATTACGTCTCCTTCCAGTATTTGCTCAACACGGGAAGCAAATTGTTCCGTCAACCTCTACGTGAAACATTAAGCAACCTTAGAAACGGCAGTGACGGAacatggagtgttttttttttcttcactaaaATAGTCTTTATACGTGTATTTTTGTAAATAGTCCACAGTACTGAATTCTAGgcgtttgtgttgtttttcttgcagtgccagcaagaaaaaaagacgaCCAATACGCCAAGTAGAATaaatctcttcctctgtctcccatTTGAATGACagtcaggcttttttttttttttttttttaaaaagacattcaCTTACCCATAagattaataaatatttaaaatatttctagGACTTGTTGCACAGACTATAACTGTGGGTGAAGCATAACGAGTGAAAATGAGCTATACCCAAAAGTCATTCAAATAGGGGCAAAACGTTATTGGTGAgcattaatatttcaaattcAGTACAGCATTTGACAGACACCCAGTGTAAATTAAGGATTACTGTACACGCTTTTTAGATCAAATACTTTAGCCAGCACTACAGTTCCAATGCTGAAAGAACGCTCGAAAATGTTCCGCAACCTTGCCAAAGAGAGTCCGCTAACTGGACTAGTATTTTGAAATATCATACCTCGGCAGCCATCTTGGAAATTAATTTCTGCGGCTGTGTTCACCTAAGTTATTTCGTTTCGTCTTCTCTAGCATAACGTCAGtgaaattaacaaaacaaaggtAAGAAGAGTAAAGGTCTTTATTGGCATCGTCATTCACTGATTCACTTTCCACACGCATATGCACTGTACAGGGGGCATGAGGGGAGACTGCCGAGGTTGGCAAACAGGACTGCATTTATATGACACTAGGAACTAGCTAGTTATTTGCTAACAAGGCAATTGGACAGTTGACCATTAACATCATTGCTTTTTCTGATTAGTTCATTCTTGTTTATACATTGAAATGAAAGCCTTTCGAACTGAATTATACATTTAGCCAGAATAACTTAAGCAAACCCATTATTTTCCTTGGACAAGCCTGCTGCCGGAGCCCTGAGCCCGTGGATGGAAGTGGAGAGGGCCCGAGAAATGGGTCCAGAGAGAATCTTACCGAACTCCGAGGAGGAGCTGGGACAGGACCGACCGTCAGAAACAGCGGTGGCTGAAGAGTGGAGTGGCGAGGATATGGAGGAAGATGAAGGAGGCGCAGGAGACGAAGACGAGGATAATGCCGGTTATTACTATCAGCCGTTGAATCAGGACCCTGACGGGCTCACGAATTCCATGCAAGCAGACCAATCTGAAGAGCCGGGCACGCATGCTGAACAACTTCAAGAGGTCCAGGATAGAATAGAGGTAAAGTGAGTCATTTATGTACATGATAGATAATGGCACGTGAATGACCCATGTCATCTCCTGACCCATGTCACCTCCTATTGGAACATTTAGTAAAGGTTGCAGATAGAAGCTGCTTAAAAAGATCTTTAAGTTATTCATGCCGACATGGTCGCAAGCAAACGCGTATGAGGTTGTGTTTTAATGCATTAGGTTCAAAACGTGAACCGTTTTGAGTGGAGAtcatgtgttttgttgacaCTGGTGGGCTCCTATCCAGGCTCTAGGTCTGTTCCTGCCCCAGCCTCCTCCTCCAgacagtgatgaagaggaggatcCTGAAGGTGCTGCTGCACGGAGGAGTCATGCGTCCATCCCTATGGATGCAGGTGAGCAGGAGAACTTCTCTtaaatgatgatgtcatcaaacTCCGAAGAGCCATTCATCTTGTAAAGATGGAGCTCCCTAGACAAGCTTTGGCCAGCCTCTGGTGATTGCATTCCCTTAAAGAAGGCACAAAGTAGAtcttatgcatgtgtgttcttAACTGTGCCATATACTCTCCCAAGAATATTTTACCCTTGCGTTGATGTGCTCACATCTAAGTTTGTATTAAAATATTACTGAACCTATGAAGGTTTTAACTGGTTGCATTTGCAGCATGTTACTCTGTAGGTCTTTTGAATCTTGGATGAAGTCATCTCAGGTGTCATTTTGTGTGCTTAATGCACTGTTGACTGTCTCACAGACCACGTGGAACTGGTGAAAAGGACCATGGCAGCGGTGAACTTTCCCACACTGGGTATTCCAGCCTGGGCTAGAGAGATCTCAGATGACCAATGGAAAGATATGGTCCAACAGACCCTCCAGTCCAGACAAAGCTCTGCAAGCCTAAGACTAGAGCACAAGTGAAACTGCACATAATAAGCCTTCATCTCAAAccatcatcactatcatcagCTGACACTCATTTTTGGTTATACTTTATCAAGAGCctggcacatacacacagcagactAAATGTGGGGGatacaatatttaaatatgatCTTGCTGTATGTTGTGCTAGAATGTGAGTGCGTGAAGCGATTGAAAAGAAGCACCTTTATTATCTTAGGCCGTGGTCGGGGAATGTGGTATGGAGTTTTAAAAGCTAAAATTTCAAAATGGTCAAAAGTAACAGTAAAGAAACTTCTAAATTGTCTTTTAGTCCTTTCAGACAAGGGCATTATATTCTGTTGTATGAAATTCTGATGAGATTATAATATCACGCTGACTTCATGCGAGACGGAGGCAGTGGCTTCCTATGGGGTTTGAATGGTTTGATTCCAAGCacttgctctgttttgttttttgttttcagaaaatcGTCAAGATAATTGGATAATTGTACACACTactctctcgctccctttctctcaatATGTAAATCTGATTAgtcataatgattttttttttttttttgtcaattttcAAACTGCAGCTTTTGGTTTTTACTGCAAAGAATGATCCATGATTTGTATATGTAGATGTCTGTCAAATGAAGAAGCGCGTAAGTTTTAGTCTTCTATGTCATGTGACTTTTCAGTGACCAAGCCAATTGCCCCTGTTAACCTAACAATTCAAGTAGTCTTAACCTTAGTTTTTATGTACCCACATAAAGCAAAGGTTAACGCTTTTGTACAGTATTCCACaaagcttggaaaaaaaaaaaatcaccagttgtgacttttatttctctgttttgtttttgactttattttgttcTGTACATACATGAACATCTGTACAAAATATGACTTTCATACTATGTAATGCTCTACCTAATTAAAGTACAACATATGTACATATGACCTGGAAAGCAGCTTAAGATTAGTGTTAGGACTGAGTaggggagaagggagaggaggacagtgtgtggagagacCCTTTCATACATCCCTCTACTTTGTGTTAGGCTGCTGAACAATTTGAACCCTATTCAGTAAGTCTAGTCCTAACATTGTCTTTATACAGGGAGCCAAGACACTGGCTGTGTCCTGcagcaatgcaatgcaatgcttCTGGAATGTTGTCTTTTCAGCTAGAGGTTAGTCCAGTGGGTTATTATCAAGCACCTGATTACTTTGGCAAGTTCAAaagttctcttttgtttctgtgaagtgtgagtgtgtgtgtgtatatatgtaatgtattcttacacacacacacacataaacgaaaatgacagaaatactgTTTCCAGAAAATGGATTGGCAGAGATGcactgaaacaaatgaatgtgCCTATAACACATCAGTAATACaagaaatcaaaatcaaatatgacacacacacatacatacatcatatatgtatgtatgtatataatgtgtgtgtgtgcgtgtttgttctCTACGTAGTGTTCTCAAGATCATACAAAATGATCCAAGATTGTCTATTTCCCATCAGTAAACGTATACTGAAAAGCACTGTGCAAATACGACCAGGCCAGGACATTTGAAAATTTTTACTGTTTACGAACCGCTTGAAAGCACTTTATATGAAGTGTATCGTCTAACCTGTGCATTCACATatccagagaggaaaaaaaaaaggtacttgCAGTTAAATAACACTTCTCAGGTCAGTTACATTTGTACCCAGGTAAAAAGGTCTAACTGCCTTTGACAAGCTGTCAATATACAGACATTCAGATACACTCCATTAAAGCGGACAGCCAAATGAGTTTTAAGCTAAACACGAGAGTGAGAGTGGTCAAATTGTCCAGCAGCCTCTTTGAGGAGCGAGCGTTCCCCTCCATTTGGAATGATAAGAGAGATTGACAGAAGGTCTGAGACAAAAGCTTCACGACGGAGAAAAAGGTGGGAGAGATATCGTGCAACGGGGCTGAAGggctaaaataaacaaaaagacgGAAAGTTGGTGGAGTGgtctctgaagagagagagagagagagagagagagatagagagacagaggaggaagagggtatACTAGAGGAGTCGGCAAGGGAGTGCAACCCTAAGCAATATACATTACAATATACAGTACACAAATATTTGCAACATTAACTGCAGGCTGTCCATTTCCCATATAATGAGCCTGAATAATAATgcatgtttatctttttttttcttcttcttcttcttcttcgtctgtATATAGTCCTATTAGGAGGATTGTATAGCGCTTGACCATACACCTTACaagtgcatgattttttttttttctccattctttttttatttctaaaaataTTGCTTAGGCGCTTCAACAAAAAAGAGCACAATCTATGTCAAGGACGTGTTAAATCAAGCGAGGTTTTGAGGGAGGGGAGGGCGGGAGCAAAGGAGATCGCTTGTAGAGATTCCCTACATGTGCACTGCATTAACCATATCCTTTCCAATGAGAGAGCTTGGAGGAAAGgaaggggtttgttttttttttcctcttgattttttttttttcaaatcaaaacaaaaacatagaaAACAAGACATGTTACAAAAAAAGCCCGAAAAGTGGCATCAAGATTGTGATTTAAAGGGATACTGTGATTTTTACGGGACCTCGATAACAGTTTCACATCAAGgataataacaaacaaacactttaacgtaagtatgaaaacaaacacagtacatGTCCTGGGACCGACAGGTAGGCAGAGTCTCGTGGCAGGCCTTCTGTCAGGGGCTGCGGAGTTCTCGTTTGGGGAGgagaaaacatggaaaaactTCACTTTTCCCAGATGAATGTGGTGCATTACACCATGCAATAAGGGCCAAATGCCTGTATAATTTaaggattacaaaaaaaacagaacaaaacaaacaacaacaacaacaaccctcGAGAAATAGTCCTAAAGTAAAATTACTATTCGCGATTCTTAATGCTTCGGTTGAGAATAAGGTCAAGTGGTGATTACTTTCACAAAACAGCCTTAGAGCAGACTAATGGGCTGCAAGGGAACAATGCATGGTCTTAACGTAAACTGAAGGTTGACAATCAGGAAAACCCTACGTTTACCGTCTTTACtgtcatcacaaacacaaaggtcCTCAGCTTAAATCCCATCGGGCCACGTCAAGTGTAAAATTCATGCAGCAGTCTCATTctgaaaacagctgtttcaTGCTAACGCACGTGGCAGGTCTGTAGCGCTAAGACTGATACACTGTCGACGCAGGCTGTCACGTTTGAGCTTACAATGCTAGTTTCTCTACAACTCAACACTGTGTCTGTTACCGTTGTAGTAGAAGTGCTTTATTATGTGGCGTCCATTTGATGCTCAAATGTCCCGACTTAAGGACAACTTAAAGGTAAACAGGACAAGTGGGTATGCCTCGTTCTGGACATTCTTGAGGGAACGTTGACGTTAACGTTAACCGTAGCAGTACTACTCTGAGGGAGCGACTTGCATCTACAAAAGTCATCTGAGGGTGTACAGGTATAACATGTTCTTCTTATTTCCAAATATTACAGCTTTTGAAAAGATTACCCCTGGAAAAGTGTGGCATTGAATACGTCACTACTATTGCCTGAGCCTGGCATTTCCTGTGTCTTATAGCAGCTCCAAGATGAATGGACAACGAAACCATTGCTAACATCATGTAGATGTTGCTGAAACGTTCCTGCGACGTTCTGATACAGATCAGGTATGTTCCCTCACTCTCAATGATCTCATACGTGTTCTGCTCAGTCCACAAGCAGTAGCGTGGCAGAGTGAGCTATAGAGTTTGGTATGGACCCTTCAGTTATGACAGAGCAAACCCGGATGGGTAAAGCTGATGAGTAAAGAAAACATGACACAAcaagaaaagtgagaaaaggaACGTGaagacaaaacagagcaaagggAAAGGGCAAAATAAAAGAGCACtgaacaacaacgacaacaacaaaaaaaaaaaaacgctccaATTAAGTGTAAACCTTTAGTTTTGTGACGTTCGTATTGTGGTTAAGCAGCCAATAGGTTGCCCCAGCTTAGCTTGACCATCACTGAAGCACCTCTTCTTAAACAAacgggtgcatgtgtgtgtgtgggtatgaaggaagaaagacagcgagtaggagctttttttttttttttttttcctgctctctgtgttggcCAGGTTTCTGCAGACAGGGCTCTCCAGAGGGACTAAGGGAGGAAAAGAGGTTTAGGagaagaaaaggcagagagggaggaggaaaggaggacatggaggaggaggaggaggaagagggtggGGTTTTACAGCAGGCAACGTTTTGGGACGTAGACGAGAAGGAGGAGACTTTAGGTGTGAAGGTGGAGAGAGTGACGGTGCTCCCCGGTCAGAGGGCTTCCTGATTGGCCGTCAGGTACTCCTCCGCCCGCTTGTGGGCCTCCAGGGCCTTTATAGTGTACACATCCTGCGGTAGCTCAGACTTTCGCCTCATCAACACCTTGTCTTTCTTTATGTCCTTCATCCCCTGcgtggtgaaaaagaaaaaaaaaaaaacacgctcaGATACTCCAAAACAAATGTGTATATTTGGGCGTGCAGTCCTGAGTCATGTCAAATGCGGAGAGACGGTGATGAGAAGGCCTTCAGAATGCTGGCTGAGGCTTGTCTTACATTATCATTATTGACTACCGAGTATGTGCATCTGCGTATTCTTAAGTCTTCAAAGTGTATAGTGTATTTGTATAGAGGTTGTACATGTTCGTGTGCGCacgcatatatgtgtgtgtgtgtgtgtgagtgtgagagagtacTGACTTGTGAAGCCTCTGTCTCCACAGTCTTTTTCAGCAGTTGGATATCCTCAGCTGTGGGGGTCTCCGTCTCCATTGAATACAGGGCCATCCCTCCTGAACTCTCATTATATACCATATACTGGACACAAAACAACACGACAACTCTGCATCAGTCACCTGACACTACACTCCACCCCCTGGTTTCATAAACATCTCtctacacatccacagacaacGGCACCAACACTGCTGCCAACATTCTGAAACATTAAATCGGTTCAATGAGACGAGAAACTGACCTCATCTTGGGGGACACTGGGTCGGAGATGAGGGTGGACCTTCGTAATCTGAGaagagcacatacacacacacacattttaattaaaatcaaGATTCATTTCTAAGTATATGGCCCGGGAGCGAATGATGAGTCACAAGAGATGACTGGTGATAATTAGATTTGTCTGAAATGGAGGCACAATTAATTAAAGCatgacagattaaaataaaagattttcaTCTCTAGCATCTCGCATTAGAAAAACTGCTACTTATGAAGTGTTTCTCACAAAACTCATTAAGTGGCTAATATCTAAACTTCAGCCACACTGGTATTTTCATATTATGGGGTGTCTCATTTGACAGAAGATGAAAACAGATGCATTTGTTCATGTCAAAATCatacaatttcattttaaaaagtaaactcACACAAATTGATGTGGTCTTCAGCAACGATAATGTGAATTATCCGTAATCTGTACAAGATTTCCTGCTGGCCTCAGACCACCATTATGTTAACAATGAGTAGtaagtgtgtttgcgtgtgtgtgtgtgtgtgtgtgtgtgtgtttgtgcgttggTGTGTGCGTtggcatgtatgtgtctgtttctgcAAGGGTACCTGGGGATTCTGTCTCGCTAGCTCCTCTATTTTATGCCAGATCTCTTCTCGCTCCTTCAGTTTGTACTTctctctgaaataaacagaacCGGAACATGCTGTGTCAGGGCTGGCTGTTCTTTTGGTACACCGTCCACACAAAGGTATAAGCTGGTCTCTCTGGAAATCCTGAGTGCTTAGTCCGCAGTTCCGGTACCAACGCATTAATCCGCTGTCTCTCCCAACAACACTGAATGGAAACATTTACTCATCTCTCTAAGTACATTTCTTTAATAACACACATTTGTTCTTTCCAGTGGCcttcctcccactctctctctctctctctctctctctctctctctctctctctctttccctcctttgtTTTGatccttcatctctctcagtctttctcactcacttcTGCTTCTCAGCTTTGTACTGCTGGGTGCAGTCATCAAACAGCTTCTGGTTCATCTCCATGAAGAGCTTAAGAGCGTTATAGATCAGCCCGTGGATCGTCCTGCGGGGAGGAGGGTAAGAACACGAGAACGCTATTAGGGCTCTAACCAATAACTTTCCTAAATCACCTACTCCTCTGTGGGGATCAACATTTGGCTATGTAttttgggtgaaaaaaaaaggggacatTATATTAATCTTGAAATCTGGATGGCCCAGAACGGCCACGTTTAATCACTCCaggcagaggggaggggggggaacTGTGCTAGTGAGAGTACTCTAAATTATTGTCTTGTGGTTGCAATTTAGTCCAGACGGGTACCGTACTTGTTCCAGTGGCTCTTAGAGTTCTTGTAGAGAGCAGGAAACATGATCGGGAGGATCTTGGCTGCATTGTCGCTGATCAGACTCATGATGTACTCATTGTTCCAGTAGTACAGAGCCCGTTCAGCCACCTGgaggcagaaaaacacattttagtcAACTGGGAGCCAGGCTAACGATCAAACTTGGACTGGTCCTAACACGGGCTGGTTCggccagtgtttctcaatcctgctcctgggtgACCCCCGCTCTGCACGTTTTTCATCTGTCCCTGCTCCACCTACgtggctgaactcatcagtgacacttttgattggctgagcacacttgatttaatcaagagcatattaatcacactaatcaggtgtgttcagagcaaggatagatagaagatatgcagagcaggggccccccaggagcaggactgagaatcaCTGGGTTAGGCTAGCAGTCTGACATGAGAAGGGTTAGCCATCATAGTCAAACACTTAAAAGAATTTAATCACATgctgttcatttcagttttgtcagaATACAACCTGGGGAAATTTTAAGCCCTTCTCCTTCTTTTGAACGCAACAGACTAACATGTATTTTCTTCAGAAAAGCAGACTGCAAATTTCAACAAGCTATATATAATGAATGTTTGTATGGCTAGGGGAATTGCCTGTATTCAGTTCTGTCGTGACAGTATTAAATATTATGATTATACTCATGGTTTAAGACCAGGTCTCCTGCCCCATCACTTCAACAGGGCACATTGAGTGGATAAATGATAGTTAACAACTGATACAGAAGAGAAACAACAGAGTAGTCAAAGGAAGTTGCATGGGCCCATACCTGAAAGTGTGGACTGGAGACACACTTAGCCAGTTGTCTGAAGAGAGGTTCCATGATCTTGACAAACTCAGAAGGCTCTATGACATCCAGGATCTCCTCCAGTTCGTTAAGGAACATC
This sequence is a window from Chanos chanos chromosome 4, fChaCha1.1, whole genome shotgun sequence. Protein-coding genes within it:
- the dnph1 gene encoding 5-hydroxymethyl-dUMP N-hydrolase, which translates into the protein MHIYFCGSIRGGRQDVAIYQKIVKLLQKYGAVLTEHVSSSELTEKGEDVVLKGDKDIHDRDMEWLSMSDVIVAEVTQPSLGVGYELGRAVAMKKKVLCIFRPSSGRVLSAMIRGADDGSLFRVLDYREDEVEQILEKYFDELVKN
- the mea1 gene encoding male-enhanced antigen 1 → MEVERAREMGPERILPNSEEELGQDRPSETAVAEEWSGEDMEEDEGGAGDEDEDNAGYYYQPLNQDPDGLTNSMQADQSEEPGTHAEQLQEVQDRIEALGLFLPQPPPPDSDEEEDPEGAAARRSHASIPMDADHVELVKRTMAAVNFPTLGIPAWAREISDDQWKDMVQQTLQSRQSSASLRLEHK